The proteins below are encoded in one region of Silene latifolia isolate original U9 population chromosome 2, ASM4854445v1, whole genome shotgun sequence:
- the LOC141631163 gene encoding NAC domain-containing protein 104-like — translation MAEETIMENEENILSVSQLPPGFRFDPTDEELVLHFLYSHFNKPASFSSLPVSHYLNLIPVLEDFYHCNYYHPSQLNGKAFESYGKWYFYTRMTENRVTQNGYWKETDMDQPIFATCMPNNKPVGVKKCMVYYEGMFPSGVNTGWFIEEYHLCCCAPTFLHLHYCIATKEERHTMMSKNGFYVERNKFVMILNN, via the exons ATGGCAGAAGAAACAATAATGGAAAATGAAGAGAATATATTGAGCGTGAGCCAATTACCACCAGGGTTTAGGTTTGATCCAACTGATGAAGAACTTGTGCTTCATTTCTTATACTCTCACTTTAATAAACctgcttctttttcttctttaccTGTTTCTCACTATCTAAATCTCATTCCTGTCTTGGAGGATTTTTATCATTGCAACTACTATCATCCTTCGCAATTGAATG GTAAGGCGTTTGAAAGCTACGGAAAATGGTACTTTTACACGAGAATGACGGAGAATCGGGTCACACAAAATGGGTACTGGAAAGAAACGGATATGGATCAGCCCATATTTGCAACATGCATGCCCAACAACAAGCCAGTTGGCGTGAAGAAATGTATGGTGTATTATGAGGGCATGTTTCCGTCTGGTGTCAATACCGGATGGTTTATTGAAGAATATCACTTGTGCTGTTGTGCACCAACGTTTTTGCACCTGCATTATTGCATCGCAACAAAAGAAGAACGCCACACAAT GATGTCAAAGAATGGGTTTTATGTCGAGCGCAACAAATTTGTGATGATTCTGAACAATTGA